The Hyla sarda isolate aHylSar1 chromosome 3, aHylSar1.hap1, whole genome shotgun sequence genome contains the following window.
aaggtcaaaaatctcagtggagtcctagccttagTGTGACATTTCGGTCACCCAGTGTGACCATTTTtaagcatgcttgaaaatggtcaCAGTGGGCGACTGAAACGTCAcactttggatggaataaatATCTACCTTTTTTCACCCTAACATCTTACTTGGAGTACTGCAATTCTTTTGTCTTTtgtatagatagatactgtaaggattcctccttggggattagctcggggatcgtcctggaccacgccacaggatgcgtttcttctcaataaaccagcaagcaaacggttctaatgcacatctggcaccttgccagttttattacacaggttgcagggaaagaaataaacaaaaagcaggaacaaacaaaatcctagaccgtctggtcactgactacacagatcagcttgtcctgactaacaaccgctgagctaccctcagccggttaaacatatgtcccctgcaaccttttactcacaattcatgtcactctctttgagccactcagctcggctgtgtactcctcagcagcctctgtctcttccctacagcccacatgctgtctcatAGGAAGAGCCTCAACCATTCTGTTCCTTTagcttttaaacacacactttcccttcctgatacctcattaatcaggccacaggtggagcattctgcagagatagcaagggaaatacaccctttccttgccacactgccacatatcccccccctctgctcagaccaccgggaaggagcacttgtattcaaaaggcagagtccaactgcctttccttttccttgaacaactacgtccaacagattttgaggcacttggcttccttcatcagtagattttatctgcaccacttcaatggtgcacccttctttcattcgcactttcatcagccaccgagcacaagacttttggtcacctttgacaaattccttgtaaaaagctccattcatgtcacacctttccaacaccaggttcttcatcttggtctgtgcagtgctctggactctaggtgcggacaaggcagatgctctaggccattgtctttttctgtcactggtatgaccattgcacaaactttgctggtggccaaccgagcctgtatcacccatttgcaggtcttctaagtcatcctccacaatttcaggaggcttccctttaatgcacctgtccctcttctccttgagacggactcttctccaaattctacttctgcggactttcttccagtgttttctaatccagtgcctctcagggtttccaccacgacccagtcttctatcacagtgacctctttttaaggactctgcttttttattagccctttctttagggacacagactttcacaggctcatctttaggctgagaactcttggctcctttagccagtttttcacctgcaccttcagatgtgtcactgactttacttgcagcttctgcagttatctctggtttaacttctacctcagagaacttctctgcctcagaattttcaccatgcaatgttaatatctctgcagcttcagaggacttcccatatggtttcacctcagtctcagcttcagaggacttcccatatggtttcacctcagtatcagcttcagaggacttcccatatggtttcacctcagtatcagcttcagaggacctttcatatggcttcttctcatggtcttcagactctactgtttcttgcgtccattgttcagactccgccttttttagagaaagcatccctgtctccagtagcttttgcctcacaagcagtttttcttcttttacacggaccgctgtggctttggcctcaatttccatctgagacacttttaacctctcgttagccagttctgctataacttggtcacggctttcttttaggaccttcatgtccccttccagctttaaacatttctgctgctcactcttgagcttagcagagttcttcttctcactttccagcaattctgtcaagtttttgacagtatcctccagggacagcagttgttctctcatctgctcattgtctttattcagttgcgccatcttggacactttctgctcatagacttttagctgagcctcttgttcagagagctgagtacccagtgaatccaaggcagctgcgcgagacttaatatgcgtttcgttctgcgcctccaggctctgcaccttatgagccattaccactttctccttctccagctcttccatggctaccaacctagccttgtgatcactttgtagagccagatatgccccacacaggacattcacttcttcatccttgaatgagatctgcttggccagaatctccaattctctctccttgctggtcataagaccctgggagcgggacagttcatcctgcagagccgcaaactcacttttgtggcgctccatatctttctgcagctgaagcttcgcttcctgctctttattcaagtctgcaagcattttttctttctcctctgtcaggtgatgaactacttccttttgagacaatttagcagaaaccatctgtaaggtttcttcaaggttctggatctgctccctttttttttaccaagaccagcgcgttttttccgagatctcttacttacagcggtctccttactctcgctgctggaccatgt
Protein-coding sequences here:
- the LOC130361868 gene encoding uncharacterized protein LOC130361868 isoform X2 — translated: MERHKSEFAALQDELSRSQGLMTSKERELEILAKQISFKDEEVNVLCGAYLALQSDHKARLVAMEELEKEKVVMAHKVQSLEAQNETHIKSRAAALDSLGTQLSEQEAQLKVYEQKVSKMAQLNKDNEQMREQLLSLEDTVKNLTELLESEKKNSAKLKSEQQKCLKLEGDMKVLKESRDQVIAELANERLKVSQMEIEAKATAVRVKEEKLLVRQKLLETGMLSLKKAESEQWTQETVESEDHEKKPYERSSEADTEVKPYGKSSEAAEILTLHGENSEAEKFSEVEVKPEITAEAASKVSDTSEGAGEKLAKGAKSSQPKDEPVKVCVPKERANKKAESLKRGHCDRRLGRGGNPERHWIRKHWKKVRRSRIWRRVRLKEKRDRCIKGKPPEIVEDDLEDLQMGDTGSVGHQQSLCNGHTSDRKRQWPRASALSAPRVQSTAQTKMKNLVLERCDMNGAFYKEFVKGDQKSCARWLMKVRMKEGCTIEVVQIKSTDEGSQVPQNLLDVVVQGKGKAVGLCLLNTSAPSRWSEQRGGICGSVARKGCISLAISAECSTCGLINEVSGRESVCLKAKGTEWLRLFL
- the LOC130361868 gene encoding uncharacterized protein LOC130361868 isoform X1; translated protein: MERHKSEFAALQDELSRSQGLMTSKERELEILAKQISFKDEEVNVLCGAYLALQSDHKARLVAMEELEKEKVVMAHKVQSLEAQNETHIKSRAAALDSLGTQLSEQEAQLKVYEQKVSKMAQLNKDNEQMREQLLSLEDTVKNLTELLESEKKNSAKLKSEQQKCLKLEGDMKVLKESRDQVIAELANERLKVSQMEIEAKATAVRVKEEKLLVRQKLLETGMLSLKKAESEQWTQETVESEDHEKKPYERSSEADTEVKPYGKSSEAETEVKPYGKSSEAAEILTLHGENSEAEKFSEVEVKPEITAEAASKVSDTSEGAGEKLAKGAKSSQPKDEPVKVCVPKERANKKAESLKRGHCDRRLGRGGNPERHWIRKHWKKVRRSRIWRRVRLKEKRDRCIKGKPPEIVEDDLEDLQMGDTGSVGHQQSLCNGHTSDRKRQWPRASALSAPRVQSTAQTKMKNLVLERCDMNGAFYKEFVKGDQKSCARWLMKVRMKEGCTIEVVQIKSTDEGSQVPQNLLDVVVQGKGKAVGLCLLNTSAPSRWSEQRGGICGSVARKGCISLAISAECSTCGLINEVSGRESVCLKAKGTEWLRLFL